The following nucleotide sequence is from Primulina tabacum isolate GXHZ01 chromosome 2, ASM2559414v2, whole genome shotgun sequence.
agaggaaaaaaaaatccGGGCTGACATTATAAATATACGAAATATGGGCCAGCTGATATTTGTCATTTCTTGTTATATCCAACAATTCTGTATCTTTCTTCATCTTTCTTATGCTTGCCATGGGAATTACAAATCAGGAGCTCCGACAAGAAAAGAATGGTGAGATATACTCTTGGGCTAGCCTTATTACACATCTACACGCACGTATTTGATGTGGCTTCAACCTGGTCTTGAAACACCAGTTGGTCACCTGTTGTACTAATTGGTTGATCACGATTCACACGATTATTGATGCAGTGACTGCATAGTATCGTGATCATTCTAGTTAAAACAAGTGCTTCTTGAATCTGCTAGTCCCTTTTCTTGTTTACCGAAGATTTGATGTTCTTCGACAGATTTGAAATCTGAAGCGGAAATTCCACCAGAAAGTGCAGAAAACAATAAGAAAATTTCCTTGCCCTGGCTTGAAAAATACCAGTGGTGGATTTATATGGTGGTGTACTCGTTATTCGTCTTGGCCGGACAATCGGTTGGCACTCTCTTGGGCGGAGTATACTTCGACAAGGGAGGAAAAAGTAAATGGATGGCAACATTTGTACAAGTTGCAGGATTCCCAGTTCTCCTCCCCTTCCAATGGTTTGCAAAAGACAAGAAAATCGACTCCGAATTAGCCATCACAAGGAAGCCTTCATATCCCCTGATTCTTTCTTTAGTTTATTTGTGTACAGGCATATTTGTAGCAGGAGATTGCATGTTATACTCAATTGGTCTCCAAAATTTACCAATAACAACATATACTTTGATCTGTGCAAGCCAGTTAGGATTCAATGCCCTCTTCTCCTATTTTCTGAATGGACAAAAGTTCACCCCGTACATAGTGAATTCACTAGTGCTCCTAACCATATCATCTGTACTACTGGTATTCCAAACAGACTCTGGTGATTCAAGCAAATACTCGAGAAACAAGTTCGTGATTGGCTTCTTAAGCACGCTTGGGGCATCGGCCGGATACGGGTTGGTGCTACCTTTGACTCAGCTCGCCTTTCAGAAGATCATCAAGAAAGAAACCCTTCGAGCGGTTCTCGATATGACGATTTACCAGTGTGCAGTTGCAACGTTCGTGATAGTAATTGGGCTATTTGCTAGCGGGGAATGGAAGACGCTGAACAAAGAAATGAACGAATACAAGTTGGGGAAAGTTTCTTACATTATGAACTTGTTTTGGACTGCAGTTGCTTGGCAGGCGTTTGGTGTGGGTTGTATAGGACTGATATTCAAGATTTCATCATTGTTTTCAAACGTGATTAGTATCTTCGGACTGCCGTTGGCTCCAATTATGTCCGTAATCTTTCTACAAGATAAGCTCACTGGGTTAAAGGCCATATCGATGATATTGGCGTTATGGGGTTTTGTTTCTTACATGTATCAACATTATCTTGATGATTTAGAGATGAAGCAGAGACACGAAACTTCTGATGTTGAAGAAGTTTCTGTTACTGAAAGAGCTTAATAGTTACAGGGATTTACAGTTTATCGAAAGATTATGTACAACTACAGAATAATAAACTAATGTTTGAACCATTCGGCAGGGTCTAATTCTTCATTTGTGCGTCGTACATGCTTCTACAGCCTAAACAATACAATTTGCAACTCAATATTGCTAATTTTTCGCACTGGTCGAATTAGTATAACATAAAAACCTTAGTATAACATAAAAACTCTTGTGAAACGGTGTTATAAGACAAATAATCTATTTGGTCactcatgaaaaatatcatttttatgtcaaaatattattttttattgtagatATAAGTATGATTGAGACCTGTTACACCGTCTCACGATAGAACGTATATTAGAGTTCAAACCCTGGTGACGGCGCACTCCACCAGGTTGTAATACAAAAAAAGTCCATCCACCATGAGTCCGCCATTATTTGACGGATCCCAAGAATCGGCGGCTACATACACTTCATgccacaaaattatttttatcacaAGAATCGCATGGCCTACCCAAACAATCATGCATTCCTTATATAAAACCTAGCCGTCAAGTGCACGTAAATTAACGTTTGTGAGAACACGAAATAATATAACAGTGTCACTTGCAAACATGGCGTTTTTgtataattgatttttttaaattaaaaattaaatttgtaaaataaaaaaaatcaaatttaaaattttcctaTGGTTTGTTTTGAAGTATTTACATGAAATATTGGGttatacttaaaaaaaaaaacgggTTATCCTCTATTGTGATTTTACGGATTCAATGATATTCCGTTAAAATTAGAATAGtaagaagaaaacaaataatAAAGATAAATGATAGCACAAAATAATTACTCCTTCGATTTGGAGATACTTAACTTTGAGTGCAGTCACTGCCCGATCATGTAAAAATCTAGGTGATGCGATGCGATTCGGGTAAATTGGGTGAGTTGGGTCGAGACAATCCATCGAATTTGATATAAGTTTTGTTTGGAAAAATGAGCAAGGGGATATATCTTGTGGAGAAGATATATATCTCTAATATGGCTTCAACTGTAACATGTAAACAGgaaatgaactcgtgaatgggcgccggaggggtgtccgacgtggccactccggtgcttaagtcagcaggtgaatgatgataaagaaaatctgtatatgtgagtgaatATATGTGAATGCTCAAAAATCCAGAATCCTTCAAATGAAATACATACTTGCTATTTCTAGGAGAGAAATCCTATTATTACTTTGTTTTCAGTGTCCACCTGCTAATTAGGGTAAAGTGGATGCTCATGCCATATCTCTGATAACTTCTCTGATACGCCAAACCACTGTAGTTCTGACAGTAATGGTTGTCAAACATAAAATAGCTCATACTGCTGCACTCGAGTGAAGTGTTATTTTCGAGATAACTCGGGTAGAAATCATCCGGAACTTGTATGAGAGCCAGGGCTTCTGGCAACCCAAGAGAAGATATCTCGGGCACTCACCTATCCGGCCTCCTGCAGATTTACTCTGATTTGAGATATCAATATAATATCTCGGGTCATCCATAACACGGACTCTATTGGGAGTATCACTATGAAATTGTCGAGTAAATTAAATTGccataaaattatatttgtcCTTACAAATTAGAACCGCTTTATAAAAAAGAACAATTCTTCAAGCAATTCCATTGCTAAGAGATAACacgattacaataacaaaaaaacaaaacattATTGCCATGACCAGTGAATTGTTATTTAAAAACTCCAAAAGAAGGCGTGTAAGTAAGAAGAATACTCACATACGTCAAAAAGCTTTGATCATTTGATCCGTTTATTCGATTTCACATCTTTTTCAATTATCCATCTAAATGAAGCACATAATGTTTCTATATTGTCAAATACGTTGCATcatatgaaaaaataaataatgtaatCTCTCTCGTAGCCATTGGATCAACCCGAGAGGAAATACCCTCGACTCTCGAGCAGGTCCAACTAACCCATTTGGTCACTATGCTtatgataattttattattactttCTTTTATGTCATGGAATttagctttcataaacatgaaaaagaaaaaaagaagagtCAAAATACAAGAATGGAAAGAATAATCGGTCATTATCCGGATAGAGACATCTTACCCACTTGTCTCTCCCCGATGACGATAATGTTGGCAACAGTACTCCGACGAGCttacataaaaataaaacaaaatcttaaaaatgtgtAAACAGAGATCCCAAGTTTGTCGAACTAGTTATTGTCACAATCATACAAGCCTCAATCCCAAATTAGTTACGTTCAACTTTTGTTGCTGACAATTATCGTTCCAAAGTTCGCTGAATCTCAATCTACTCGTAAAGGGATGATGATCGTTTCCCTATGAAGAAAAAGGGTTGCACTTGTCTCCTTGTCAAGAACACGGATTCAATATTACTTTCCTCGACGGAAGCTAGTGTCATTGTATGAGACATATGTATTACCCTCTAATGAGAAAGCGGCCATGATTCTTTGATGTACACTTTCGAGTTTGGTAATGTGATTTACCGAGTTCTCCTTCCATAATTACGAGGCGAAGCCCTTGTCCTGGCATAGCATTGAGTTAAAAGCAGCCAGTCCATATGTATTTAGCGATAGCAGTATCTGATAGACAAAATATTCGATTCAAACGATTGTGTTTTCAATAATGTAATTGTGACAGTTGATCACTTTGCTATCATACTTTAGGAACTTCAAAGTCATTTTTGTTATCTTCGAGCTTGTTTTCGTTTCTTTATGTCACGCCCTAGGAACAGGGTTAATCGACACcgacgttgctctcaaatttacattcgaaaacaacaatcctcagaagtacagaattcagaaatcagtctttttattcataatactaaataattcattgtctgatacaaactcaaatACTAATGTTTTATACCGAAAATGTAAAACCAAATATAATAAcgtcttaacagatgcagcggaaaacataaactagaactgagaaataacagtcttcttcaccagccccaaaactgatgctgctcttcttcttctaacaatTCTTCCTCGTTTTTAACTGAGATGAGTTTAGTGGGTGaatgatatggttgtcactcagtaaccggggacgggaataactcccagttttcaaatcattttcaacagaaacagtaataaaaataatatacagaaactcttattttcagaatAGGAAACAGTATTCGGgaatcagtattcagaaatcagtattcagaacagaaatcggAAATTTAATAagcaagcactgagcacgtttgtgaatttcatggctaaattGATATCAGTCctctatatgttctctcctttAAGGGGTGatgccagtaatcagtaatcagaattcagtaatgttcagaatatatattcctaccattatttcactaggtttcagtgcttcaaaaatcagatatcagaaatcaaacatacatATACTTTGCTTCAAAACAGAAGTCATCAAACgattttcaagatatttatacataagcccacttaccgtaatttgatagaagtttcggttgaagtctagaAATATGCttgctctcgctactggattttactaCTTGAACAAAGGCACTCTCTTAACTCgaattttcaagtgataactcaagatttgtgtaacaccaattcagagatttgagggtgttatttataggcaaaattctgactgttagtgtaatgcccgagattttatacagTGTTAAactacgattattgatttttaatcgagacaaTTATgtaagggctaaccgagacacgaaatgagatcgcgggTGAAAagtgatgtgcgaggacagtagcatcggcgcacatgcgcgaccggatgcgcgcacatgcgccaaacaggcagaagacctcgcgcatatgcacggaagatgtcgcgcatatgcgcgaagcctatgcgagtaactccagagagtctcgcgcatatgcgcggagatgagtcgcgcatatgcgcgaggcgatgtgcgggatatatgcggagacagtaggtctcgcgcatatatgtgcgcgcatatgcgcgagtagtccaggagccggacagtgcttccggcgcatatgcgcggattttgggcgcgcatatgcgcgtggcatGCAAAACGTAAGATTGCCACTTGgcttatatgtatgtatatatatacaaacgttATAATCCTTCAGAAACGGGAAATCGAGAGAAACGCTATCAAAATTTTCCTGGAAGCTTAGAATCGCGATTGTGTAAAAttcgtccgttagattttaaattcgacttcggtactgtgatCCTATCGACGcgggctacaactggacgtaagttttgttacgtttagacatgttctgaaattatgatgttgtcagaattaaatggaattcatatatgatgttcttgatatgctagacatcatagaatcgaagtcagattaaagaatagactgtttatgaaattgttatgaatttcagagttgatttagttgagattctatatcagaattgtgttattatccagattatgagttgtactgatactggttatgaattctggtattatatctgtgatgttgagatagacgaggttatcgtgactgtattgttatgccgtcgaaacatcagtagattgatatcgatcagattcagtattgattgagattgatcagattcaataatgatttcgattgtatcgtgatatcattgatatgaattagattgtaccttgttcagatatggatcagattatataccgatttgagtattgatcagaacaggtcttgaattgagttatatactgatatggtatttatatgattgtcattatcagatttggatatgaaCAGATTGGGATACGaaacttcgtcttcgtcggatcgagaagataaaggtataaataaatgttgattcgggattgcacaactcgagttggtttgacttgagtttcccaaaatcacatactttattttattgcattgatatttgcagattatcagattgatatgtttagtctattgaattatagcagagccagagtttgagtctaggacagatcagcctagctagggcagaaccgccgagtctttgtcagaaccgcgtagactctagactttcGGTGTAttgatgagcttagatgtagatcgacgtctattgtagacattcgatacagcataccaaagtctaaattagatcgggatccctaaattagaatgagagatgagtcgagtcttagatatcgagactagaacttgatttacagatttgtattaatttatgtttcgtagattacgattcatgttttatttacagactggtattgatacatgttgtttgattatgctacttgtaataagatataattcatgcttttatgttaattcagttaactgcatgtatacattatttatactgagatttattctcaccggagtatccggctgttgtcttgtttgtatgtgtgcatgacaacaggtggggcaagatcggggtcaagaagatgatgagagaagacgagtttatagtggtgattccggacttattgtagacttggtttaatacttgaaatttagtagttaaaccttagactagtttgaataattgttgtacattattgtacttatatactgagatgtatattagttacattccattacgctccgcacttgcattttaaaaagaaaaatttttagaccctgattatctgaattgataattaattcccaaagatgatt
It contains:
- the LOC142534210 gene encoding putative purine permease 10, whose protein sequence is MLAMGITNQELRQEKNDLKSEAEIPPESAENNKKISLPWLEKYQWWIYMVVYSLFVLAGQSVGTLLGGVYFDKGGKSKWMATFVQVAGFPVLLPFQWFAKDKKIDSELAITRKPSYPLILSLVYLCTGIFVAGDCMLYSIGLQNLPITTYTLICASQLGFNALFSYFLNGQKFTPYIVNSLVLLTISSVLLVFQTDSGDSSKYSRNKFVIGFLSTLGASAGYGLVLPLTQLAFQKIIKKETLRAVLDMTIYQCAVATFVIVIGLFASGEWKTLNKEMNEYKLGKVSYIMNLFWTAVAWQAFGVGCIGLIFKISSLFSNVISIFGLPLAPIMSVIFLQDKLTGLKAISMILALWGFVSYMYQHYLDDLEMKQRHETSDVEEVSVTERA